Proteins encoded by one window of Salvia splendens isolate huo1 chromosome 7, SspV2, whole genome shotgun sequence:
- the LOC121810523 gene encoding zinc finger MYM-type protein 5-like, protein MSSRRHRHPSGSEKRKKRKRLDELTESQRGSIDKFFKHNTSASRNQDEWAIVAVEEQPNTNPEDQDPTDDNVGINTDDDIKNVSNHVPSTSVDEEPVFTTNMYDPVNWDNLDNKARDILVEKGPIREENIIFPLDANSRHFSYSHYSRKMKNGELRDRKWLVYSKQVDKVFCFCCKLFGSHNRKSYLGLDGFRDWRHTSERLREHEASVDHIINMNSWNELRARLSKNKTIDKKKLLR, encoded by the coding sequence ATGTCATCTAGAAGGCATAGGCACCCATCAGGCAGtgagaaaaggaaaaagaggaAACGCTTAGATGAGTTGACAGAATCACAAAGAGGATCCATTGATAAATTTTTTAAGCACAATACTAGCGCTTCGAGAAATCAAGATGAGTGGGCGATAGTTGCTGTGGAAGAACAACCTAACACTAATCCAGAAGATCAAGACCCTACCGATGACAATGTTGGCATCAATACAGATGATGATATTAAAAATGTGAGTAATCATGTGCCCTCTACCAGTGTAGATGAAGAACCAGTTTTTACTACAAATATGTATGATCCGGTAAACTGGGACAATCTTGATAATAAAGCAAGGGATATATTAGTGGAGAAAGGACCTataagagaagaaaatattatatttcctTTGGATGCCAACTCAAGACATTTTTCATACAGTCATTACtctagaaaaatgaaaaatggagaGCTACGTGACAGAAAATGGTTAGTCTATTCAAAACAAGTTGACAAAGTATTTTGCTTTTGTTGTAAGCTTTTTGGTTCTCACAACCGCAAGAGCTATTTGGGGCTTGATGGTTTTAGAGATTGGAGGCATACTAGTGAGAGGCTGAGAGAGCATGAAGCTAGTGTTGATCATATTATCAACATGAACTCTTGGAATGAATTGAGAGCTAGACTAAGCAAAAATAAAACGATTGACAAGAAGAAACTTTTAAggtaa